In Planctomycetota bacterium, one DNA window encodes the following:
- a CDS encoding MFS transporter → MKPEVPELERRTLSKVTRRLIPFLFVCYIVAYIDRVNIGFAASGLKADLRLTDQQFGTGAGLFFLGYFAFEIPSNLILQRVGARIWLARIMIVWGVVSMAMSFVQGVWSFYGLRLLLGLAEAGFFPGVVLYLTSWVPARVRARTSALFMMAAPLAMVVGGPLSGLLLKLEGWAGLHGWQWLFLLEGFPAVALGAVALRYLTDRPEEAAWLTPEERAWLSAEMEAERARKAHAAHASAWRTLGDPKVLLLCAIYFLNAAVTYGIFLWLPRMLEEVSGARGVTLGLLNAAPFVVGIAAMILIGAHSDRTGERRGHVAACALTAALGLVLAAFLQSHALGFLLAFTLCQAGQRAIFNVFWSIPPAFLGGSAAAAGIALINAIGNLGGFLGPDLMGRLRQWTGDFRGGLLCLAAAEVAVAALVLLVRVPREERRP, encoded by the coding sequence GTGAAGCCGGAGGTGCCGGAGCTGGAACGCCGGACTCTGTCCAAGGTCACCCGCCGCCTGATCCCTTTTCTCTTCGTCTGCTACATCGTCGCCTACATCGACCGGGTCAACATCGGCTTTGCGGCTTCGGGACTCAAGGCGGACCTGAGGCTCACCGACCAGCAGTTCGGCACCGGCGCGGGGCTTTTCTTCCTGGGATACTTCGCGTTCGAGATTCCGAGCAATCTCATCCTCCAGCGCGTGGGCGCCCGCATCTGGCTGGCCCGCATCATGATCGTCTGGGGCGTCGTCTCGATGGCGATGTCCTTCGTCCAGGGGGTATGGAGCTTCTACGGGCTTCGACTGCTTCTGGGCCTGGCGGAGGCGGGATTCTTTCCCGGCGTCGTTCTTTACCTCACCTCCTGGGTACCCGCCCGGGTCCGCGCCCGCACGAGCGCCCTTTTCATGATGGCGGCCCCCCTGGCCATGGTCGTGGGAGGACCGCTCTCGGGGCTCCTCCTGAAGCTTGAAGGCTGGGCGGGCCTTCATGGGTGGCAATGGCTTTTTCTTCTGGAGGGATTCCCGGCCGTCGCGCTCGGCGCCGTCGCCCTCCGATATCTGACCGACCGGCCCGAGGAGGCCGCGTGGCTGACTCCCGAGGAGCGCGCGTGGCTTTCCGCCGAGATGGAAGCCGAGCGGGCGCGCAAGGCTCATGCGGCGCACGCGTCCGCGTGGCGGACGCTGGGCGATCCGAAGGTGCTCCTCCTCTGCGCGATCTATTTCCTCAACGCGGCCGTCACCTACGGAATTTTCCTCTGGCTGCCCCGGATGCTCGAAGAAGTGTCGGGCGCGCGGGGCGTGACGCTGGGCCTTCTCAACGCCGCGCCCTTCGTCGTGGGGATCGCGGCGATGATCCTCATCGGGGCCCATTCGGACCGAACGGGCGAGCGGCGCGGCCACGTGGCCGCCTGCGCCCTGACGGCCGCCCTCGGACTCGTCCTGGCGGCGTTCCTGCAATCCCATGCCCTCGGATTCCTCCTCGCGTTCACCCTTTGCCAGGCGGGCCAGCGCGCGATCTTCAACGTCTTCTGGTCGATCCCCCCCGCCTTCCTCGGAGGTTCCGCCGCGGCGGCCGGCATCGCTCTCATCAACGCGATCGGCAACCTCGGAGGCTTCCTCGGCCCCGACCTCATGGGCCGCCTGCGCCAGTGGACGGGCGACTTCCGCGGAGGACTGCTCTGCCTGGCGGCGGCCGAGGTGGCCGTGGCCGCCCTCGTTCTCCTCGTGCGCGTTCCCCGCGAAGAAAGGAGGCCCTGA
- a CDS encoding fumarylacetoacetate hydrolase family protein, which translates to MKLLRLGEAGREKPAVLLADGRVADASAVVRDYDGAFFEQGGLDRLRDVVRRGDLPTIDAAGKRVGAPIARPWKVIGIGLNYVDHARESGQPIPSEPVVFMKASNAVVGPYDDVLLPRGSTKVDWEVELGVVIGRTARYLPDEASAAACIAGYCVSNDVSERAFQLERGGLWDKGKSCETFNPLGPWLVTADEVADPQNLGLWLDVNGERRQTGHTRHMIFGVKHLVWYLSQFMVLEPGDVITTGTPPGVGLGMKPPRFLKAGDVMELGIDGLGRQRQVCRPA; encoded by the coding sequence ATGAAGCTTTTGCGCCTGGGCGAGGCCGGCCGGGAGAAGCCCGCGGTGCTTCTGGCCGACGGCCGCGTGGCGGACGCTTCCGCGGTGGTGCGCGATTACGACGGGGCGTTTTTCGAGCAGGGCGGACTCGACCGCCTGCGGGACGTCGTCCGGCGGGGCGATCTTCCGACGATCGACGCGGCGGGAAAGCGCGTGGGCGCGCCCATCGCCCGCCCGTGGAAGGTGATCGGAATCGGGCTCAACTACGTGGATCATGCCAGGGAGTCCGGCCAGCCGATTCCGTCGGAGCCCGTGGTCTTCATGAAGGCCTCGAACGCCGTCGTCGGACCGTACGACGATGTTCTGCTTCCCCGGGGCTCGACCAAGGTGGACTGGGAAGTCGAGCTCGGGGTCGTGATCGGCCGGACCGCGCGCTACCTGCCGGACGAGGCCTCGGCGGCGGCGTGCATCGCCGGATACTGCGTTTCAAACGACGTCTCCGAGCGGGCCTTCCAGCTGGAGCGCGGAGGACTGTGGGACAAGGGCAAGTCGTGCGAGACGTTCAATCCCCTCGGGCCGTGGCTGGTCACCGCCGACGAGGTCGCCGATCCCCAGAATCTGGGGCTGTGGCTGGACGTCAACGGCGAGCGCCGCCAGACGGGCCATACGCGCCACATGATTTTCGGCGTCAAGCATCTGGTGTGGTATCTGAGCCAGTTCATGGTGCTGGAGCCGGGGGACGTGATTACGACCGGCACCCCGCCCGGCGTCGGCCTCGGAATGAAGCCGCCGCGCTTCCTCAAGGCGGGAGACGTGATGGAGCTCGGGATCGACGGTCTGGGGCGTCAGCGCCAGGTGTGCCGTCCGGCATAG
- a CDS encoding 5-dehydro-4-deoxyglucarate dehydratase has translation MKAEEFRARLEGMIAFPVTPFRPDLSLDLEGFRSNLQALLRRPPAALVAAGGTGELYSLTPDEHVKVVAAAVEEARGRVPVVAGVGFNASLGAEMARRAAGAGASAILALPPYYPGADEEGLLEYYAALGAATPLPLVVYSRDWVNPGPAWVERLAARVPTLAAWKDGQADPRRLQAIMSRVGARLHWIGGAGDDAVPAYYALGIRVYTSSVANLSPRLAWSLHETAAQGDFAALRRLLEDYVLPLYAFRGRRRGYEVSAMKALMDLMGLAAGPVRPPLPDVRPEERAELRALLDRWRPML, from the coding sequence ATGAAGGCGGAAGAATTTCGCGCGCGGCTCGAGGGGATGATCGCCTTCCCCGTCACGCCGTTCCGTCCGGACCTGTCGCTGGACCTCGAGGGCTTTCGGAGCAACCTCCAGGCCCTTCTCCGGCGTCCCCCGGCGGCCCTCGTGGCGGCGGGCGGGACGGGCGAGCTTTACTCGCTGACCCCCGACGAACACGTCAAGGTCGTGGCCGCGGCGGTCGAGGAGGCGCGGGGCCGCGTTCCCGTCGTAGCGGGGGTGGGTTTCAACGCTTCCCTGGGCGCCGAAATGGCCCGCCGCGCCGCGGGCGCGGGGGCGTCGGCGATCCTCGCCCTGCCGCCCTATTATCCGGGCGCGGACGAGGAAGGGCTCCTCGAGTACTACGCGGCCCTCGGAGCGGCCACGCCGCTCCCCCTCGTGGTCTACAGCCGCGACTGGGTGAACCCCGGGCCGGCGTGGGTCGAGCGCCTGGCCGCGCGGGTCCCGACGCTGGCGGCCTGGAAGGACGGGCAGGCCGACCCGCGGCGCCTTCAGGCGATCATGAGCCGCGTGGGCGCGAGGCTCCACTGGATCGGCGGCGCCGGGGACGACGCCGTGCCGGCCTACTACGCGCTCGGAATCCGCGTCTATACGTCGAGCGTCGCCAATCTTTCTCCGCGCCTGGCCTGGAGCCTGCACGAAACGGCCGCCCAAGGGGATTTCGCGGCGCTCCGCCGTCTCCTGGAGGACTACGTGCTGCCCCTTTACGCCTTCCGGGGGCGCCGCCGGGGCTACGAGGTCTCCGCTATGAAGGCCCTGATGGACCTGATGGGGCTGGCCGCGGGTCCGGTCCGGCCGCCGCTCCCGGACGTCCGGCCGGAAGAGCGGGCGGAACTCCGGGCGCTCCTGGACCGGTGGCGACCGATGCTCTGA
- a CDS encoding xanthine dehydrogenase family protein subunit M, whose translation MIPAPFEYVRARDLGEALEALARYGEDARVLAGGHSLLPAMKLRLAQPKALVDIGRVAELQGIREEDGRIRIGALTTHAEIESSALLSRSCPLLPEVAGRIGDLQVRNRGTIGGSLAHADPAADWPAAVLALEAEIVLAGREGVRAVRAEEFFVDLFQTALRPGEILTEVRVPVTGPAAAYEKFAQKASGFALCGVAAVAADGAFRVAVTGVAARAYRARGLEEALRRGASPAEAAERAAEGVEPLGDLHASSEYRAHLARVLARRALERARARR comes from the coding sequence ATGATCCCGGCGCCGTTCGAGTATGTCCGGGCGCGGGATCTGGGCGAGGCGCTCGAGGCGCTGGCGCGGTACGGAGAGGACGCGCGCGTTCTGGCCGGGGGCCACAGTCTGCTTCCGGCCATGAAGCTGCGGCTCGCGCAGCCGAAGGCGCTCGTGGACATCGGCCGCGTCGCGGAGCTTCAGGGAATCCGGGAGGAGGACGGGCGGATCCGGATCGGCGCGCTGACCACTCACGCGGAGATCGAGTCGTCGGCGCTTCTTTCGCGGAGCTGTCCGCTTCTTCCGGAGGTGGCCGGCCGGATCGGCGATCTCCAGGTGCGCAACCGCGGCACGATCGGAGGGAGCCTGGCGCACGCGGATCCGGCGGCGGACTGGCCGGCGGCGGTCCTGGCGCTCGAGGCGGAGATCGTGCTCGCGGGCCGGGAGGGCGTCCGCGCGGTGCGGGCGGAGGAGTTCTTCGTGGATCTCTTTCAGACGGCGCTTCGGCCCGGCGAGATTCTGACGGAGGTCCGGGTGCCCGTGACGGGGCCGGCGGCGGCGTACGAGAAGTTCGCGCAGAAGGCGAGCGGGTTCGCGCTCTGCGGCGTGGCCGCGGTCGCGGCGGACGGCGCGTTCCGGGTGGCGGTGACGGGCGTGGCGGCCCGGGCCTATCGGGCGCGGGGGCTGGAGGAGGCGCTCCGGCGGGGAGCGTCGCCGGCGGAGGCGGCGGAGCGGGCGGCCGAAGGGGTGGAGCCGCTCGGAGACCTTCACGCTTCGTCCGAGTACCGGGCGCACCTGGCGCGCGTCCTGGCGCGGCGCGCGCTGGAACGGGCGCGGGCGCGGCGATGA
- a CDS encoding carbon monoxide dehydrogenase subunit G, which translates to MKLSWEQDFGAPPERVFAALLDAGTLRSAIEGCEKLERSAENRYDVVLKLGLAGLKGTYSGKVEVRDARPPEELTIAFDGKGPGGFVRGSARARLAALAPGTRLSAEGEATVGGVLAAVGSRLIEAAARKVVGDFFRRLAERVK; encoded by the coding sequence ATGAAGCTTTCGTGGGAGCAGGATTTCGGGGCGCCGCCCGAGCGGGTCTTTGCGGCGCTTCTCGACGCCGGAACGCTCAGGTCCGCGATCGAAGGCTGCGAGAAGCTCGAGCGCTCGGCCGAGAACCGCTACGACGTGGTGCTTAAGCTCGGGCTGGCGGGCCTCAAGGGGACGTATTCGGGGAAAGTGGAGGTCCGGGACGCTCGTCCGCCGGAGGAGCTGACGATCGCGTTCGATGGGAAGGGGCCCGGGGGCTTCGTTCGCGGAAGCGCGCGGGCGCGCCTCGCCGCGCTTGCGCCGGGGACGCGCCTTTCGGCGGAAGGGGAAGCGACGGTGGGCGGCGTGCTGGCCGCGGTGGGGTCGCGTCTGATCGAGGCGGCGGCCCGGAAGGTCGTGGGAGATTTCTTCCGGCGGCTGGCGGAGAGGGTGAAGTAG
- a CDS encoding (2Fe-2S)-binding protein — protein sequence MKVPVRIRVNGTWVEREVEPRMLLVEFLREECGLTGTHVGCETTLCGACTVLLEGKAVKSCTVLAAQADGTEVVTIEGLAADGRMHPVQEAFWECHGLQCGFCTPGMVMAAVELLRRIPRPTRDQIRHGLEGNLCRCTGYSHIVDAVERAARAREGA from the coding sequence ATGAAGGTTCCCGTCCGCATCCGCGTCAACGGAACGTGGGTCGAACGCGAGGTGGAACCTCGGATGCTTCTGGTGGAGTTTCTGCGCGAGGAGTGCGGGCTCACCGGGACCCATGTCGGGTGTGAAACGACGCTGTGCGGGGCCTGCACGGTGCTTCTGGAAGGGAAGGCGGTCAAATCCTGCACGGTGCTGGCGGCGCAGGCGGACGGGACCGAGGTCGTCACGATCGAGGGGCTGGCCGCGGACGGCCGGATGCACCCGGTCCAGGAGGCCTTCTGGGAGTGTCACGGCCTGCAGTGCGGCTTCTGCACGCCCGGGATGGTGATGGCCGCGGTGGAACTCCTGCGGCGGATTCCGCGGCCGACGCGCGACCAGATCCGCCACGGCCTGGAGGGGAACCTCTGCCGCTGCACCGGATACAGCCACATCGTGGACGCCGTCGAGCGCGCCGCCCGGGCGCGGGAAGGAGCCTGA
- a CDS encoding xanthine dehydrogenase family protein molybdopterin-binding subunit, translated as MPPSRRRSARAPKAASTGYVGRPVKRVEDPRLLKGQATYVDDLRLPGLLHAVFLRSPHAHARIAAIRTEGARGIPGVVAVLTGADLNPSCGLLPCAAPMQGQKSPRHTVLAGDRVYFVGHPVAVVVARDRAAARDALDRIEVDYEPLPVVVDPERALEESSPPTHPELGTNVAYRWSVEGGDVDAAFRRADRILRVRMVHPRLTPMAMEPRGCAALWNPADGSLTLWTSTQVPHLVRMLLPGLVGVPENRLRVVAPEVGGGFGSKLNLYPEEVVVSRLAMRLGAPVKWIESRRENAAATIHGRDQIGDYEVAFKDDGTVLAIRSRTIADLGAYLQLLTPAIPTMTGLMLPGCYKLKAVRMDVIGVHTHKMATDAYRGAGRPEATYVIERVMDLVARELGMDPVEIRRKNFAKASEFPFKTASGLTYDSGNYEGALRKAQEIAPWEDLVQRRAEARRRGRLYGIGVSTYVEICALGPSKMMSSGGWEWGSVRIDISGKVTVITGATPHGQGQETSFAQLAADRLGVPMEDIVVLRGDTAVAPYGRDTYGSRATVIGGTAILMSIDKIVAKARVLAAHLLEVPPSRVVFEKGAFFVRGKPREALGWKKLAQAAYLAKKLPPGLEPGLEASSFFEPPNCTYPFGTHIAAVEVDRETGAVRIDRYVAVDDCGPQINPLLVEGQVQGGIAQSIGQALFERTVYGEDGQLLTGEFTDYPIPRASDIPEYAMGSTVTPSPSNPLGIKGVGEAGTIGATPAVANAVLDALEPLGVRHLDLPLTPEKIWRAIHDPESRPAVSVERVGRKGGRR; from the coding sequence GTGCCGCCCTCTCGAAGGAGATCCGCCCGCGCGCCGAAGGCCGCTTCGACGGGCTACGTGGGCCGGCCCGTCAAGAGGGTCGAGGATCCGCGCCTTCTCAAGGGACAGGCCACCTACGTGGACGACCTGCGCCTGCCCGGTCTTCTCCACGCGGTCTTTCTCCGCAGTCCGCACGCGCACGCGCGGATCGCCGCGATCCGGACGGAAGGGGCCCGCGGGATCCCCGGCGTTGTGGCGGTCTTGACGGGGGCGGACCTCAATCCCTCCTGCGGCCTTCTGCCGTGCGCGGCGCCCATGCAGGGACAGAAATCGCCGCGTCACACGGTCCTGGCGGGAGATCGCGTCTATTTCGTGGGCCATCCGGTGGCGGTGGTCGTGGCGCGCGACCGCGCGGCGGCCCGGGACGCGCTCGACCGGATCGAGGTCGATTACGAGCCTCTTCCGGTCGTCGTGGACCCCGAGCGGGCCCTGGAGGAGAGCTCTCCGCCGACCCATCCGGAGCTCGGGACGAACGTGGCCTACCGCTGGTCGGTCGAAGGAGGCGACGTGGATGCCGCCTTCCGGCGGGCGGACCGGATCCTGCGCGTGCGGATGGTCCACCCGCGGCTGACGCCGATGGCGATGGAGCCTCGGGGCTGCGCGGCGCTGTGGAATCCGGCCGATGGGTCGTTGACGCTGTGGACGTCCACCCAGGTTCCGCACCTGGTGCGGATGCTGCTGCCGGGGCTCGTCGGCGTTCCCGAGAACCGCCTTCGGGTCGTCGCGCCGGAGGTCGGCGGCGGCTTCGGCTCGAAGCTTAATCTTTATCCGGAAGAAGTCGTGGTGAGCCGCCTGGCCATGCGTCTCGGAGCGCCGGTCAAGTGGATCGAGTCGCGGCGGGAAAACGCGGCGGCCACGATCCACGGCCGCGACCAGATCGGCGACTACGAGGTGGCGTTCAAGGACGACGGCACGGTCCTGGCCATCCGGTCGCGCACGATCGCCGATCTGGGCGCGTATCTTCAGCTTCTGACGCCGGCGATTCCGACGATGACGGGACTGATGCTCCCGGGCTGCTACAAGCTCAAGGCGGTTCGGATGGACGTGATCGGCGTCCACACCCACAAGATGGCCACGGATGCGTACCGCGGGGCGGGCCGGCCGGAGGCCACGTACGTCATCGAGCGGGTCATGGATCTGGTGGCGCGCGAGCTGGGAATGGATCCGGTGGAGATCCGTCGGAAAAACTTCGCGAAGGCGTCGGAATTCCCCTTCAAGACCGCGTCGGGTCTTACGTACGACAGCGGGAACTACGAAGGGGCGCTTCGGAAGGCGCAGGAGATCGCGCCCTGGGAGGACCTGGTGCAGCGGCGGGCGGAGGCGCGCCGCCGGGGACGTCTCTATGGGATCGGCGTTTCGACGTACGTCGAGATCTGCGCTCTGGGGCCCTCGAAGATGATGTCTTCGGGCGGGTGGGAATGGGGTTCGGTGCGGATCGACATTTCGGGCAAAGTCACGGTGATCACGGGGGCGACGCCGCACGGACAGGGGCAGGAGACGAGCTTCGCGCAGCTGGCGGCGGACCGTCTGGGGGTGCCCATGGAAGACATCGTCGTCCTGCGGGGCGACACCGCCGTGGCTCCCTACGGGCGGGACACGTACGGCAGCCGCGCGACCGTCATCGGCGGCACGGCGATCCTCATGTCCATCGACAAGATCGTCGCCAAGGCCAGGGTGCTGGCGGCGCATCTCCTCGAGGTTCCGCCCTCCAGGGTCGTTTTCGAGAAGGGGGCGTTCTTCGTTCGGGGAAAGCCGCGGGAGGCGCTGGGCTGGAAGAAGCTGGCGCAGGCGGCCTATCTGGCCAAGAAACTCCCCCCGGGGCTGGAGCCCGGGCTGGAGGCTTCGAGCTTCTTCGAACCCCCGAACTGCACCTATCCCTTCGGCACGCACATCGCGGCGGTGGAGGTGGATCGCGAGACCGGGGCGGTGAGGATCGACCGATATGTGGCCGTGGACGACTGCGGGCCGCAGATCAATCCCCTTCTCGTCGAAGGTCAGGTGCAGGGAGGAATCGCGCAGTCGATCGGGCAGGCGCTGTTCGAGCGCACCGTGTACGGGGAGGACGGGCAGCTTCTGACCGGGGAATTCACGGACTATCCGATTCCCCGCGCCTCGGACATTCCCGAGTACGCGATGGGCAGCACCGTGACTCCTTCGCCCTCGAATCCCCTGGGGATCAAGGGAGTGGGGGAGGCGGGGACGATCGGGGCGACGCCGGCGGTGGCCAACGCGGTTCTCGACGCCTTGGAGCCGCTGGGAGTTCGGCATCTGGACCTTCCGCTGACGCCCGAGAAGATCTGGCGCGCGATCCACGACCCGGAGTCCCGGCCGGCGGTGTCGGTGGAGCGCGTAGGGCGGAAAGGAGGCCGGAGATGA
- a CDS encoding enolase C-terminal domain-like protein, translating to MRIVDLRVHSVAIADPPLRSSYGLHAPYALRTLIEIVSDEGLIGIAETHGGDAQAQGFRDLRPRLLGQDPFRIAGALIDMIEASAAGDRSQTYKVPGENPLDAPARLYSAVEIAALDLVGKAVGKPVCDLLGGRVRDEVSFSAYLFFKHAGGGGEGRDARPDEYGECLSPESLEAQARRMVSRYGFRSLKLKAGVLDPEAEIETLRRLRRTFGPGVPLRIDPNGAWSVETSVRVGRALLEELSGGGYLEDPTAGMNNMAEVRRRLRAEGIETPLASNVAVTSFQDIPEAVRTDAVQVVLCDPHYWGGIRQVQHLAKLCRTFGLGLSMHSNSHLGVSLMAMAHAAAAAPHLSYACDTHYPWQSEEDEVVAGGRIPIAGGSVRIPDRPGLGVELDPDRLARGRERYAACPYRKRDDEAEMRKHVDPNWKRILPRW from the coding sequence GTGCGTATCGTCGATCTGAGGGTCCATTCGGTGGCCATCGCCGACCCGCCGCTCCGGAGCTCCTACGGACTCCACGCCCCCTACGCCCTGCGGACGCTGATCGAGATCGTCTCCGACGAGGGCCTCATCGGGATCGCCGAGACCCACGGGGGCGACGCCCAGGCGCAGGGCTTCCGGGACCTCCGCCCGCGCCTCCTGGGACAGGATCCGTTCCGGATCGCCGGGGCGCTCATCGACATGATCGAAGCGTCCGCCGCGGGCGACCGGTCGCAAACGTACAAGGTTCCCGGCGAAAACCCGCTGGACGCCCCGGCCCGGCTTTATTCCGCGGTGGAGATCGCCGCGCTGGACCTCGTGGGGAAAGCGGTGGGCAAACCCGTCTGCGACCTTCTCGGCGGTCGCGTGCGCGACGAGGTTTCTTTCTCGGCGTACCTCTTCTTCAAGCACGCGGGCGGAGGAGGCGAAGGGCGCGACGCGCGACCGGACGAGTACGGCGAATGCCTCTCTCCGGAGAGCCTCGAAGCTCAGGCGCGCCGCATGGTTTCCCGCTACGGGTTCCGCTCGCTCAAGCTGAAGGCGGGCGTGCTCGATCCCGAGGCCGAAATCGAAACCCTCCGGCGCCTCCGCCGCACGTTCGGGCCGGGCGTCCCGCTCCGGATCGATCCCAACGGCGCGTGGTCCGTGGAGACCTCCGTGCGCGTCGGCCGCGCGCTGTTGGAGGAACTTTCCGGCGGCGGATACCTCGAGGATCCGACCGCGGGCATGAACAACATGGCCGAGGTCCGCCGCCGACTCCGCGCGGAGGGGATCGAAACGCCGCTTGCCAGCAACGTCGCTGTGACCTCGTTCCAGGACATCCCCGAGGCGGTACGGACGGACGCCGTGCAGGTCGTCCTTTGCGACCCGCATTACTGGGGCGGGATCCGGCAGGTGCAGCATCTCGCCAAGCTCTGCCGCACGTTCGGTCTGGGGCTCTCGATGCATTCGAACAGCCACCTCGGGGTCTCCCTGATGGCCATGGCCCACGCCGCGGCGGCCGCGCCGCATCTCTCCTACGCGTGCGACACGCACTACCCGTGGCAGTCCGAGGAAGACGAGGTCGTCGCGGGCGGCCGGATTCCGATCGCGGGGGGATCGGTGCGCATCCCGGATCGGCCCGGCCTCGGCGTGGAGCTCGATCCCGACCGCCTGGCCCGGGGACGCGAGCGCTACGCCGCGTGCCCGTACCGCAAGCGCGACGACGAGGCCGAAATGAGAAAGCACGTGGACCCGAACTGGAAGCGGATCCTTCCAAGGTGGTGA
- a CDS encoding class I SAM-dependent methyltransferase — translation MGDRSRGHAEKHVDAAGRWLGGVRGPVVDLGCGEGLFAPAAAEYVGLDRDPACARHVRGRGRRAIVAELSAVPLRDGSCGGVLCVNALHLPENPRRVLEEIDRILRPGGRAYVKNDWYKSPHGRGTAFRRELSRWAHRTAYLWHRLASPGTFVVRRTERGRAVCPHCFARFFRERRYRVRRESRYVFLLEKG, via the coding sequence GTGGGCGACCGTTCGCGCGGGCACGCCGAGAAGCACGTCGACGCGGCGGGCCGGTGGCTGGGCGGGGTCCGGGGACCGGTGGTCGATCTCGGCTGCGGGGAAGGTCTTTTCGCGCCGGCGGCCGCGGAGTACGTGGGCCTGGATCGCGATCCCGCCTGCGCACGGCATGTTCGGGGGAGGGGGCGCCGGGCGATCGTGGCGGAGCTGTCGGCCGTGCCCCTGCGCGACGGGTCCTGCGGGGGAGTCCTGTGCGTCAACGCCCTGCACCTGCCGGAGAATCCTCGCCGGGTTCTCGAAGAGATCGATCGCATTCTGCGGCCCGGGGGGCGGGCGTACGTCAAGAACGACTGGTACAAGTCGCCGCACGGCCGGGGGACGGCGTTTCGCCGGGAGCTTTCGCGCTGGGCGCATCGGACGGCCTACCTCTGGCACCGGCTGGCGTCGCCGGGAACCTTCGTCGTTCGCCGCACGGAGCGCGGGAGGGCCGTATGCCCTCATTGCTTTGCGCGGTTCTTCCGCGAACGCCGGTACCGGGTCCGTCGGGAAAGCCGGTACGTGTTTCTGCTGGAAAAGGGATGA